GACGCCGGACTGGCCCTGAGTCGGGGCTCCCGGCTGGCCCTGGGAGGTGGGAACTCCCCCCGGCTGGCCTTGAGCGTTGGGGTCGCCGGGCTGGTTCTGGACCGGGCCGCCGGGCTGGCCCGGGGACGACGGCCCGCCTGGCTGGCCCTGCGAGGTCGGCGCACCTGGCTGGTTCTGGCCGTTGGGGACACCGGACTGGTTCTGGCCGTTCGGGACCCCCGGCTGGGCCTGGTTCGGGTCGGTCGGGGGGCAGGTGCTCGGGGCCGGGGCGGCGCCGGTGCCGAGGAGGCGGCCCACCAGGGAGTCGGCCTGGTCCTTGGTGAAACCCGAGATGCTCAGGCTGTCCACGGTCAGGGGCTGGGCCACCCGGGGTGCGGCGACGACGCGGTCGGACACGACGACGGCGAGCTGCTGGTCCAGGGAGTCGCGGGTGAGGTCGGAGACACGGTCGCGGCTCTCGGGGGGCAGGACGACGCGGACGGCGTACTTGTCGTCCCGCTCGGCGACGGCCTCGACCTTGAGCACGGAGGTGACGGTGACGCCGGGGGCGAGCTGGTAGCAGGTGGTGGAGGTGTCGTCGAGCACGGCCTCGGCGCCGGGGCACGGGGCGGCCCGCACGCCGGTGACCGGCGCGAAGTGGATGGTGGTGGCCAGGCGGCGCGGCGGCGCCACGCCGAGCGGCACGTCGGGCTGGCTGGTCATCAGTACGGCGATCGTGCCGAGCACCCCTGTCACGAGCACCACGACGACCAGCGCCGTCACCAGCGCGATCGTCGTGGACCGCGCGGCGCGCGGCGGCCCCGCGGGCCCACCCGGCTCACCCTCAGGCGCCGGGCCGTCGGGGCCCTCGGGCCCCATTGGCTCCTCCGGCCCCGCGCCACCGGGTCCGGCGAGCTCCTCGGGTTCGCTGAGCGGCGGCTCCTGCGGCGGCAGCGGCGGCTCGGTGTGCCGCCATCCGGTCGTCGCCGCGGACCCCCAGGTGAAACCGGACGGGTCGG
The window above is part of the Sphaerisporangium rubeum genome. Proteins encoded here:
- a CDS encoding excalibur calcium-binding domain-containing protein, with the protein product MRNDQGNYGHTGPPGEQAGQPAEPVEFPTEVLTGRPLEPDEWRAREADAWSQDADAGPWPATRSAGQRLDDGPLTDPSGFTWGSAATTGWRHTEPPLPPQEPPLSEPEELAGPGGAGPEEPMGPEGPDGPAPEGEPGGPAGPPRAARSTTIALVTALVVVVLVTGVLGTIAVLMTSQPDVPLGVAPPRRLATTIHFAPVTGVRAAPCPGAEAVLDDTSTTCYQLAPGVTVTSVLKVEAVAERDDKYAVRVVLPPESRDRVSDLTRDSLDQQLAVVVSDRVVAAPRVAQPLTVDSLSISGFTKDQADSLVGRLLGTGAAPAPSTCPPTDPNQAQPGVPNGQNQSGVPNGQNQPGAPTSQGQPGGPSSPGQPGGPVQNQPGDPNAQGQPGGVPTSQGQPGAPTQGQSGVPDGQGQNAPLNPGGTSTCAPAADPNTVPNPNPVPSANPNTVPNTGPSGGPSAPGGTATGGPTSNGAGAMPLTPPTGSSPGGQTGGTTPVAQTSPSPSATTPQSTATRKPDKRFASCKLANAAGYGPYTKGVHPEYHWYVDGDQDGVACERGDLT